A single window of Methanothermobacter marburgensis str. Marburg DNA harbors:
- a CDS encoding cyclic 2,3-diphosphoglycerate synthase, with protein MKATESMICLVDGEHYLPVTRAAVETLDSMEHIDVRALIFIGGTEKLRTSSPEEYTEMMGRPVYFGDDPHRIPYDLIARLIRKYGADTVMDLSDEPVLDYSKRFRIASVVLEEGAVYRGPDFEFQPLTEYDILKKPSLKILGTGKRIGKTAVSAYAARLIHEREYNPCVVAMGRGGPEEPEIVRGDRIEITPEFLMEQSDRGVHAASDHWEDALMSRILTVGCRRCGGGMVGDVFITNMKRGAETANSLDADFIILEGSGAAIPPVKSDRHIVLVGANQPIINIKNFFGPFRIRLADLVILTMCEEPMADDEKVKEIVEFIESVNPEAEVVTTVFRPKPLGDISGKNVLFATTAPDSVKDILVEYLESEYRCRVVGTTPHLSNRPLLQRDIERYIDDADVMLTELKAAAVDVATKDALEAGLEVIYCDNIPIVRDGSQDELDDAIIRVVESAIADFNLRRTP; from the coding sequence ATGAAGGCCACAGAAAGTATGATCTGTCTTGTTGATGGAGAGCACTACCTCCCTGTGACAAGGGCGGCTGTTGAGACCCTTGACTCAATGGAGCACATTGACGTCAGGGCACTGATCTTCATCGGGGGAACCGAAAAACTCAGGACATCATCACCTGAGGAGTACACCGAGATGATGGGAAGACCCGTCTACTTCGGTGATGATCCCCACAGGATACCCTACGACCTCATAGCCAGACTCATCAGAAAGTACGGTGCAGACACGGTTATGGACCTCAGCGATGAACCCGTCCTGGACTACTCAAAGAGGTTCAGGATAGCATCGGTTGTCCTTGAGGAGGGTGCAGTCTACAGGGGCCCTGACTTTGAGTTCCAGCCCCTCACAGAATATGATATACTCAAAAAACCGTCCCTCAAGATTCTCGGGACAGGTAAGAGGATAGGTAAAACCGCTGTATCCGCCTATGCGGCCCGACTGATCCATGAACGTGAATACAACCCCTGTGTTGTGGCGATGGGTCGAGGCGGCCCTGAGGAGCCAGAGATTGTGAGGGGTGACAGGATAGAAATAACCCCCGAGTTCCTGATGGAACAGTCAGACAGGGGGGTTCATGCAGCCTCTGACCACTGGGAGGACGCCCTCATGAGCCGGATACTCACGGTTGGCTGCAGGCGCTGCGGTGGCGGTATGGTGGGGGATGTGTTCATAACCAACATGAAGAGGGGTGCTGAGACAGCCAACAGCCTTGACGCCGACTTCATAATCCTGGAGGGGAGCGGGGCTGCGATACCCCCTGTGAAGTCAGACAGACACATAGTCCTTGTTGGTGCAAACCAGCCCATCATAAATATAAAGAACTTCTTCGGGCCCTTCAGGATAAGGCTGGCGGATCTTGTGATACTCACAATGTGCGAGGAGCCCATGGCAGATGATGAGAAGGTTAAGGAGATCGTTGAGTTTATAGAATCCGTGAACCCAGAGGCAGAGGTTGTGACCACGGTCTTCAGGCCAAAGCCACTTGGGGATATCAGCGGAAAGAATGTCCTATTTGCAACCACAGCCCCCGACTCTGTGAAGGATATCCTGGTTGAATACCTGGAGTCTGAGTACCGCTGCAGGGTCGTCGGAACAACCCCACACCTTTCAAACAGGCCGCTACTACAGCGGGACATTGAGAGGTACATAGATGACGCTGATGTGATGCTGACAGAGCTCAAGGCGGCTGCGGTTGATGTTGCAACGAAGGACGCCCTTGAGGCGGGGCTCGAGGTCATCTACTGCGACAACATACCCATTGTGCGGGACGGTTCGCAGGATGAACTTGATGACGCCATAATCAGGGTGGTGGAGAGCGCCATAGCTGACTTCAACCTTAGAAGGACCCCATAG